One segment of Sulfobacillus thermosulfidooxidans DSM 9293 DNA contains the following:
- a CDS encoding IclR family transcriptional regulator, producing the protein MAESWTIKSLSRGLQLLDLMAEQPTGVTIKWLSAVSKIPLSTCYHLMNTLVDSGYVQRDRTRQVYTLSYKISYLHNQVQMSHMVPDELRMVAQKVSQELRETSYVAKWESNEVIIQYIAEGDQAIKVRSLYVGYQEHAFVHALGKVILAHISPKDFHAYYIHHPPQRRTPYSRIQWDEIQHERLVTRERGYSLDEEEWEEGICCIGVPLFNYTSCVWGALAVSGQVLICV; encoded by the coding sequence ATGGCTGAATCGTGGACGATTAAAAGCCTTTCCCGTGGTTTGCAGTTATTGGATTTAATGGCAGAACAACCCACTGGAGTTACTATCAAATGGCTAAGTGCTGTCTCAAAGATACCGTTGAGCACATGTTACCATTTGATGAACACTTTAGTGGATAGTGGTTATGTTCAAAGAGATCGAACCCGTCAAGTTTATACGTTATCTTATAAAATTTCCTATTTGCATAATCAAGTTCAGATGAGTCATATGGTGCCTGACGAATTGCGAATGGTAGCACAGAAGGTTAGCCAGGAATTACGGGAAACGAGTTATGTGGCTAAATGGGAGTCAAATGAAGTAATTATCCAATATATTGCCGAAGGTGACCAGGCTATAAAGGTGCGGTCGTTATATGTAGGTTATCAAGAACATGCTTTTGTTCATGCATTGGGGAAAGTAATTTTGGCTCACATTTCACCCAAAGATTTTCATGCATATTATATTCATCATCCTCCGCAACGCCGAACTCCATATTCCCGCATTCAATGGGATGAAATACAGCATGAACGACTAGTAACAAGAGAACGAGGGTATAGTCTGGACGAAGAAGAATGGGAAGAAGGTATTTGCTGTATAGGCGTACCTCTCTTTAATTATACCAGTTGCGTATGGGGCGCGTTGGCTGTCTCTGGTCAAGTCCTAATTTGTGTGTAA
- a CDS encoding IS256 family transposase: MAHYQITLDDQTIQALVGQKDQAFALLLQQVLNQVLEAEVTEHLQADRYERTEDRRGYRNGSRSRQLTTRVGTLTLEVPRTRDGEFSPTLFERYQRHEKALVLTLMEMVVNGVSTRKIRRVTEELCGTEFSKSTVSDLAKGLEAAVQQWRTRSLAETQYPFLIVDALVLKIRENGAVRPRSGCVVTGINAAGYREILGFWIGDSESKQTWTAVFTDLKDRGLTGVDLVVSDDHRGLRQAIEQQFQGASWQRCQTHLTRNILDAAPKAVQEELHGRLRALFEAPDRATVDTLWTKLLEDFAERAPRAVAIGENGLEDALAVLQLPESLRQRLRTTNGVERLNAEIRRRERVIRIFPNRESAIRLVGALLLEQHEVWTTGKRYLNLEPYWQAKRSQAAADEPPHAGPVFVA; encoded by the coding sequence ATGGCTCATTATCAGATTACACTGGATGATCAAACAATCCAAGCCCTGGTCGGACAAAAGGATCAGGCCTTCGCGCTCTTGTTGCAACAGGTCTTAAATCAGGTGTTAGAAGCCGAAGTGACGGAACATCTTCAAGCCGACCGGTACGAGCGGACCGAAGACCGGCGCGGATATCGCAACGGCTCACGGAGCCGGCAGCTCACGACGCGCGTCGGCACGTTGACGCTGGAGGTCCCGCGGACGCGGGACGGGGAGTTCAGTCCCACACTCTTTGAGCGGTACCAGCGGCATGAAAAAGCTCTCGTCCTCACTCTGATGGAAATGGTGGTGAATGGGGTGTCAACCCGCAAAATCCGGCGCGTGACCGAAGAGCTCTGTGGCACCGAATTTTCGAAGTCTACGGTGTCGGACCTGGCGAAAGGCTTAGAGGCGGCCGTCCAGCAATGGCGAACCCGATCCCTCGCGGAGACGCAGTACCCGTTCCTGATTGTGGATGCCTTGGTCTTGAAAATCCGTGAGAACGGGGCCGTGCGGCCCCGGAGCGGGTGTGTGGTGACCGGCATTAATGCGGCGGGGTACCGAGAAATTCTCGGGTTTTGGATCGGGGATAGCGAATCGAAGCAGACGTGGACGGCCGTGTTTACCGACCTCAAGGATCGAGGCTTAACGGGCGTCGACCTGGTGGTGTCGGATGACCACCGCGGGCTGCGGCAGGCTATCGAACAGCAATTCCAAGGGGCGAGTTGGCAGCGCTGCCAAACGCACCTCACGCGGAATATCCTCGATGCCGCGCCCAAAGCGGTGCAGGAGGAGCTGCACGGCCGCCTCCGCGCGCTCTTCGAAGCCCCCGACCGGGCCACCGTCGACACCTTGTGGACCAAACTGCTCGAGGACTTTGCCGAGCGGGCTCCCCGAGCCGTGGCGATTGGGGAGAACGGGCTCGAGGACGCGCTGGCGGTGTTGCAACTCCCCGAGTCGCTGCGCCAGCGATTACGCACCACGAATGGCGTCGAGCGGCTCAATGCCGAGATCCGGCGCCGAGAACGGGTGATTCGGATTTTTCCGAACCGGGAGTCGGCGATCCGCCTGGTGGGCGCGCTGTTGCTCGAGCAGCATGAGGTGTGGACCACGGGTAAGCGGTATCTGAATCTCGAGCCTTACTGGCAAGCGAAACGATCTCAAGCGGCGGCGGACGAGCCGCCTCATGCGGGACCAGTGTTCGTCGCCTAA
- a CDS encoding thiamine pyrophosphate-dependent dehydrogenase E1 component subunit alpha, with protein sequence MYRTMCLIRRYEDRLADIYTEGKSPLFSIAAGTIPGEMHLAAGQEPVAVGVIQHLRQDDVVTAPHRPHHFAIAKGVNLRQMTAEIFGRRTGLSRGKGGHMHLFDPNVHFSCSGIVGAGFPPAVGAALAFSRQGRDNVAVAFAGEGAANQGTFHESLNLASVWKVPVVFVIEDNHYAISVPKDQSTSIAHNSDRAHAYGIPGIYISGNDVIAISEAAEEAISRAREGRGPTLLEIETTRLYGHFQGDAEAYLHAGEKDSWRQLDPIKRFRDYLIEHQFLTEQEDERIQAEVSQLVEDAVNFARESPEPAPEEALRDVFMEV encoded by the coding sequence ATGTATCGTACAATGTGCCTAATTCGCCGGTATGAAGATCGATTGGCTGACATTTATACAGAAGGAAAAAGTCCACTCTTTAGTATTGCTGCGGGAACTATTCCAGGAGAAATGCATTTGGCGGCTGGACAAGAACCAGTAGCGGTAGGCGTAATCCAACATTTACGCCAGGACGATGTTGTTACTGCTCCACATCGACCTCATCATTTTGCGATTGCTAAAGGAGTAAATTTGCGCCAGATGACGGCAGAAATTTTTGGACGGCGAACGGGATTATCACGCGGTAAAGGTGGTCATATGCATCTATTTGATCCCAATGTCCACTTTAGTTGTTCTGGTATCGTCGGCGCAGGATTCCCTCCAGCTGTAGGGGCTGCCTTAGCCTTTTCCCGACAAGGGCGAGACAATGTAGCTGTGGCGTTTGCAGGTGAAGGAGCCGCCAATCAAGGCACCTTTCATGAGAGTCTCAACTTAGCTTCTGTGTGGAAAGTTCCCGTTGTATTTGTGATAGAGGATAATCACTATGCTATTTCGGTTCCAAAGGATCAATCAACGTCTATAGCACACAATAGTGATCGAGCTCATGCATATGGAATTCCAGGTATTTATATTTCCGGAAATGATGTTATCGCCATATCAGAAGCAGCCGAGGAGGCCATTTCCCGAGCTCGAGAAGGTCGCGGTCCTACATTATTGGAAATTGAGACAACACGACTTTACGGTCATTTTCAAGGTGATGCTGAAGCTTATCTTCACGCAGGAGAAAAGGATTCTTGGCGGCAATTGGATCCCATTAAGAGGTTCCGTGATTATCTCATAGAACATCAATTTTTAACAGAGCAAGAGGATGAGCGTATTCAAGCAGAAGTGAGTCAATTAGTTGAGGATGCTGTGAATTTTGCACGGGAATCACCAGAACCCGCTCCCGAAGAGGCATTAAGAGATGTTTTCATGGAAGTTTAA
- a CDS encoding alpha-ketoacid dehydrogenase subunit beta: MISTPIRKLTMARAISEGIAQEMERDPSVMVWGEDVGIYGGIFGATQGLFQRYGPERVMDTPISESAFIGAAIGASTEGIRPIVELMFVDFFGVAMDQIYNHLAKNHYMSGGSFRHPVVIMTAIGGGYSDAAQHSQTLYGLFAHVPGLKIVIPSNAYDAKGLMISAIRDDNPVMYFFHKGLLGLGWMPSDDLAEVHVPEDSYTVPLGQANVVAEGTDVSIITIGAMVPKALRARQKMKDEGVSAEIIDLRTLVPLDHETIINSVKKTHHAIIVDEDYRSFGMTGEIAAIIAEEALDYLEAPILRLGVPDVPIPYSRVLEHAVIPSVEKIAEAIRQSLR, encoded by the coding sequence ATGATAAGCACGCCCATTCGGAAACTGACGATGGCTAGAGCAATCAGCGAAGGCATTGCTCAAGAAATGGAACGTGATCCTAGTGTGATGGTATGGGGAGAAGACGTTGGAATTTATGGAGGAATTTTTGGCGCGACCCAAGGTTTGTTCCAACGATATGGACCCGAGCGAGTAATGGACACGCCGATCTCCGAAAGTGCGTTTATTGGTGCCGCTATTGGCGCCAGTACAGAGGGAATTAGACCTATTGTAGAACTTATGTTTGTGGATTTCTTTGGAGTTGCGATGGATCAGATTTATAATCATTTAGCGAAAAATCATTATATGTCAGGTGGGAGTTTTCGCCATCCCGTTGTGATTATGACGGCTATTGGTGGAGGATATAGTGATGCAGCTCAACATAGTCAAACTTTATATGGATTGTTTGCCCATGTTCCGGGTTTAAAAATTGTTATACCTTCGAATGCATATGACGCGAAAGGGTTGATGATTTCCGCCATTCGCGATGACAATCCCGTTATGTATTTTTTTCACAAGGGTCTATTGGGATTAGGATGGATGCCATCAGATGATTTAGCAGAAGTTCACGTTCCTGAAGATTCATACACGGTGCCTTTGGGACAAGCAAATGTTGTTGCGGAAGGAACTGACGTGAGCATCATTACTATTGGCGCTATGGTTCCCAAAGCTTTGCGAGCTCGACAGAAAATGAAGGACGAGGGCGTTTCTGCAGAGATTATTGATCTGCGAACTTTAGTTCCCTTAGACCATGAGACTATTATCAATAGCGTTAAGAAGACTCATCATGCCATTATTGTCGATGAAGACTATCGATCTTTCGGTATGACGGGAGAAATCGCGGCCATCATTGCAGAAGAAGCATTAGATTATCTTGAAGCTCCTATTCTCCGTTTAGGAGTCCCTGACGTTCCTATCCCTTATAGTCGTGTATTAGAACACGCGGTGATTCCCTCAGTAGAAAAAATTGCAGAAGCAATACGACAATCATTGAGGTAA
- a CDS encoding 2-oxo acid dehydrogenase subunit E2 encodes MAEEFVLKIDYSDSSDAEAVLIHWIYDPGAMVHQGEIIAEAMVDKVSLTIEAPRDGYLRPIIQENETFISGQPIAEISTEPPRREATNIVKDTNSTALTSPNDFVPASPRVRKYAKEKGINLKDVAEVTAHRPLTIEDIDAWLERQESQDVTEYSPFRQRLIQNLTDPGALPTTLQRRIIAGNAQWSPLVRIAWAVDQALKTHPEIHGWATADGFVRATELKLGIATATSQGLIVPVIRGSYDLEGWKTKLEELRQAVNKGVWNRFDFSQPSFIISNLGPWGIEYFTPRLMVPTVAILGIGMGNSDTFPVSLTFDHRVLDGVDAAEFLVTVDKVLRGSV; translated from the coding sequence ATGGCAGAAGAGTTTGTTTTGAAAATCGATTACAGTGACAGTTCAGATGCTGAAGCCGTATTGATTCATTGGATTTATGATCCGGGAGCAATGGTCCATCAAGGAGAAATCATCGCCGAAGCAATGGTTGATAAAGTGAGTTTAACCATTGAAGCGCCTCGGGACGGTTATTTAAGACCGATTATTCAAGAAAACGAAACATTCATTTCAGGACAACCTATTGCTGAAATTTCAACCGAGCCTCCCCGCCGAGAGGCGACTAATATCGTAAAAGACACGAATTCTACGGCTCTTACATCACCTAACGACTTTGTGCCAGCGTCTCCGCGTGTGCGAAAGTATGCCAAAGAAAAGGGAATTAACCTAAAGGATGTTGCTGAAGTCACTGCCCATCGACCTTTAACTATCGAAGATATTGATGCATGGCTGGAACGTCAAGAATCCCAGGACGTGACAGAGTATTCGCCGTTTCGGCAACGTTTAATTCAGAACTTAACGGATCCAGGTGCCTTGCCGACTACTTTACAACGAAGAATTATTGCAGGAAATGCACAATGGTCTCCATTAGTTCGCATTGCGTGGGCAGTGGATCAAGCTTTGAAAACCCATCCAGAAATTCATGGTTGGGCGACTGCGGACGGATTTGTTCGTGCTACTGAACTGAAATTAGGTATTGCTACTGCGACGTCTCAAGGACTAATAGTACCGGTTATTAGGGGGTCTTATGACCTAGAGGGTTGGAAGACAAAATTAGAAGAATTACGTCAAGCAGTTAACAAAGGCGTGTGGAATCGGTTCGATTTTTCCCAACCATCTTTCATTATTTCTAATTTGGGACCTTGGGGTATTGAATATTTTACCCCGCGTCTTATGGTACCGACTGTTGCTATTTTAGGTATTGGCATGGGAAATAGCGACACGTTTCCCGTCTCCCTCACCTTCGATCACCGAGTATTAGATGGAGTAGACGCTGCGGAATTTTTGGTAACAGTAGATAAGGTTTTGCGTGGGTCTGTATAG
- a CDS encoding LacI family DNA-binding transcriptional regulator, giving the protein MATIKDVARRAGVGVATVSRALNRTGYVKSETLHKIEQAMAELGYIPNRQARAMVGGSTMTIGVLVPDMDNSLFMRIVQAINDAAYRYDYTLLVMDSRGEAEREAKIVRAMQELRVDGLILFGTPGTHEVLNHLSPTGPLVILDRLIPSFPGPQVSVNHYEGAKIAVNLLLQYCHFPPAFIAGPYHVSSAQERYKGYQDVLYDHQISIDQNRIEPADFTYQAGYEAMQRLIARVSDLDGVFAVNDLAALGAMKAIYEHGLRCPDDIRLVGFDDIHAARYVTPSLTTIRQPMEAIGESAVNIVLKQIHGELVDTKPIVLPGKLIRRESC; this is encoded by the coding sequence GTGGCGACCATTAAAGATGTAGCACGGCGTGCTGGTGTTGGTGTTGCCACGGTTTCACGCGCACTCAACCGCACTGGTTACGTTAAATCAGAAACATTACACAAAATTGAACAAGCTATGGCTGAATTAGGTTATATTCCTAATCGACAAGCACGTGCCATGGTTGGCGGCTCGACCATGACGATTGGAGTCCTGGTGCCCGACATGGATAATTCGCTATTCATGCGCATAGTCCAAGCTATCAACGATGCCGCTTATCGATATGATTATACGTTGCTGGTTATGGATTCACGTGGTGAAGCAGAACGAGAAGCCAAAATTGTCCGAGCCATGCAAGAACTCCGTGTCGATGGTCTCATCTTATTTGGCACGCCGGGAACTCACGAGGTACTTAATCACTTATCGCCTACGGGCCCCCTTGTAATCTTAGACCGACTCATACCAAGCTTTCCTGGTCCCCAAGTGTCTGTAAATCACTACGAAGGGGCCAAAATAGCCGTAAACTTGCTCTTACAATATTGTCATTTTCCTCCAGCTTTCATTGCTGGTCCATATCATGTTTCAAGTGCTCAAGAGCGCTATAAAGGCTATCAAGACGTCTTGTACGATCATCAAATTAGTATCGATCAAAATCGTATTGAACCCGCCGATTTCACGTATCAGGCCGGTTATGAAGCTATGCAACGATTAATTGCCCGCGTATCAGACCTTGACGGAGTCTTCGCCGTAAACGATCTGGCAGCCCTAGGGGCCATGAAAGCCATTTATGAACATGGGTTACGTTGCCCTGATGATATTCGTTTAGTTGGATTCGACGACATCCATGCTGCGCGGTACGTAACACCATCTCTTACAACAATTCGTCAACCCATGGAAGCTATAGGAGAAAGTGCCGTGAACATCGTACTAAAACAAATCCACGGTGAACTGGTCGATACGAAACCCATTGTACTCCCTGGAAAACTCATTCGCCGTGAATCGTGTTAA
- a CDS encoding ABC transporter permease, whose product MSINQQLFGEPGSVKRPIVFLIIALIISTLIAPSFLSGRNIDALLVSSSFLIVLTVGESLVIMTGMIDLGVQSIMASAGMFVAFLTVLHGFPAITALPLTIIAGAVVGWIVGLLVTKGRIPSFIVTLGTYWGLKGVALLFNGGNYISPNNGLFNFSSLANNTLGISNLLLITFFIIIIGQIMLSATPLGIWLKSLGSNEAAAKTVGLRIDSLKILVFIISGILAALAGIMIAAWQGSIYPTTGSGYSLQAIAAVILGGIPFSGGRGSVIGAAIGALIIGLIDDLIVLLGLPSLYEYIFVAVILVIAGFQARSRGVVK is encoded by the coding sequence ATGTCCATTAACCAACAGTTGTTCGGAGAACCAGGAAGCGTCAAACGCCCTATCGTTTTCCTAATTATTGCACTGATTATTTCGACACTAATTGCCCCCTCTTTTCTCTCAGGCCGTAATATTGATGCCCTATTAGTCAGCAGCAGCTTTCTGATCGTCCTTACAGTAGGTGAATCACTGGTCATCATGACAGGTATGATCGACCTAGGTGTTCAAAGTATTATGGCTTCAGCAGGAATGTTTGTGGCATTTTTAACCGTGTTACATGGCTTTCCGGCCATAACAGCATTACCACTAACTATCATAGCCGGAGCCGTCGTTGGATGGATTGTGGGTTTATTGGTCACCAAAGGGCGCATTCCGTCATTTATCGTGACGTTAGGAACGTACTGGGGACTAAAAGGCGTCGCTCTTTTATTCAATGGAGGAAATTATATTAGTCCTAACAATGGCTTATTCAACTTTTCAAGTTTGGCAAATAATACGTTAGGAATTTCTAATTTACTTCTTATCACCTTTTTTATCATTATCATTGGTCAAATCATGCTCTCAGCTACTCCACTCGGGATTTGGCTAAAAAGTTTAGGTTCGAATGAAGCAGCAGCCAAAACTGTGGGCCTTCGTATAGATTCTTTAAAAATCTTGGTATTTATCATTTCAGGCATACTTGCGGCATTGGCTGGAATCATGATCGCAGCTTGGCAAGGTTCCATTTATCCCACTACTGGAAGTGGCTATTCTCTCCAAGCTATTGCCGCAGTTATTTTAGGCGGGATTCCCTTTTCCGGTGGGCGTGGATCAGTAATTGGCGCGGCGATTGGTGCATTGATTATCGGATTAATCGATGATTTAATCGTTCTGTTAGGATTGCCATCACTCTATGAATACATTTTTGTTGCTGTAATTTTAGTCATTGCTGGATTCCAAGCTCGTTCTCGAGGTGTGGTGAAATAA
- a CDS encoding ATP-binding cassette domain-containing protein — protein MSTPNQSRTETPLLSLRHLKKSFGPVHAVNDVSLDIYSGEVIGLVGDNAAGKSTFLSLLTGYNLMDSGEIYYKGRPVTVKSPRSSRQELKIEMIYQNLSLAPDLPIWQNLFLGEEITFAGIFNNRRRMINESQRVVRELNAKANPTDLVGTLSGGEQQLVAIARALLFSRELIIMDEPTAAISVAKIDEVLKLIRHLKAQGKSVLLVSHRLEDILTVADRIVVFAHGKIKQIMENRNISLEDLVHAMFDRTPEEEVKDVH, from the coding sequence ATGAGCACACCTAATCAGTCTCGCACTGAAACACCTTTATTATCATTAAGACATTTGAAAAAGTCTTTTGGTCCGGTCCACGCTGTTAATGATGTTAGCCTAGACATTTATTCGGGTGAAGTCATAGGCTTAGTTGGCGACAATGCCGCTGGGAAGTCCACTTTTCTCAGCCTTCTCACTGGCTATAACTTGATGGATTCCGGCGAGATTTACTATAAGGGGCGACCGGTCACTGTCAAGTCGCCCCGCTCCTCTCGACAAGAATTAAAGATTGAGATGATTTATCAGAATTTGTCATTAGCCCCTGATCTACCCATTTGGCAAAATCTCTTTCTTGGTGAAGAAATAACTTTTGCCGGCATTTTTAATAACCGACGACGCATGATAAACGAATCTCAACGCGTTGTCAGGGAATTAAACGCGAAAGCGAATCCTACAGATTTGGTCGGGACTTTGTCAGGAGGCGAACAGCAACTCGTCGCAATTGCCCGTGCCTTACTGTTCTCTCGGGAATTAATTATTATGGATGAACCAACGGCAGCGATTTCTGTAGCCAAGATCGACGAAGTCCTAAAACTTATTCGTCATTTAAAAGCTCAGGGAAAGTCGGTCCTTCTCGTAAGTCATCGCTTAGAAGATATACTGACCGTAGCTGACCGCATCGTGGTCTTTGCCCATGGCAAAATCAAGCAAATCATGGAAAACCGAAATATTAGCCTGGAGGATTTGGTGCATGCTATGTTTGACCGTACTCCAGAAGAGGAGGTCAAGGATGTCCATTAA
- a CDS encoding sugar ABC transporter substrate-binding protein, whose amino-acid sequence MNIEKKGVLGLAAILASTFIAGCGNSPTNTSQPANNKSLVYFIFTGYAAPYFAPMAQAVQQAAKYYPNLTIKIVDANGSASQEITDIKEAVANNAKGIILNPVNGSVTAAAQQAMKQGVPVVAIDRDVNSTTARDVFIGDNDKELGYLQTHYALQYLTNHNIPTPWHVAILQGTLGSSTAIDRLAGAMKALQPYITNGKVKIVLNQSANFETSTAQTIMSEFLAKDSNVQLVIASNDAMALGALTALKNAGIQAGKTTYVVGADAQPQSLTAVANGTQLDTVTHSPFVEAYWAVEAMDNILQYHTLPPKNFDHGDVIIPMTLVTKANVSKIAGWGTPQTVPPLPYGHATSHAVASS is encoded by the coding sequence ATGAACATTGAAAAAAAAGGTGTCCTTGGATTAGCGGCAATTTTGGCCTCGACTTTTATTGCGGGGTGCGGGAATTCGCCAACCAACACAAGCCAACCTGCTAACAACAAATCATTGGTCTATTTTATTTTTACTGGATACGCTGCACCTTATTTTGCTCCAATGGCCCAAGCCGTGCAGCAAGCAGCCAAATATTATCCCAATTTAACCATCAAAATCGTTGATGCCAACGGCTCAGCATCGCAAGAAATCACTGATATAAAAGAAGCAGTTGCCAACAACGCTAAAGGAATCATATTGAATCCCGTCAACGGGTCCGTCACAGCCGCCGCACAACAGGCAATGAAACAAGGGGTACCTGTCGTTGCCATTGACCGAGATGTCAACAGCACTACCGCTCGTGATGTGTTTATTGGAGATAATGACAAGGAGTTAGGCTATCTTCAAACTCATTATGCTCTGCAATATCTTACAAACCATAATATTCCCACACCATGGCATGTCGCCATTTTACAAGGAACTTTAGGTTCAAGTACGGCCATTGATCGTCTTGCCGGCGCCATGAAAGCCCTTCAGCCATATATCACAAATGGTAAAGTTAAAATCGTGCTTAATCAAAGCGCCAATTTCGAAACAAGTACAGCTCAAACTATCATGTCAGAATTTTTAGCTAAAGATAGTAATGTGCAACTCGTTATTGCATCGAACGACGCGATGGCATTGGGAGCATTAACTGCTCTGAAGAACGCCGGTATTCAAGCGGGTAAAACAACTTACGTTGTCGGTGCAGATGCCCAGCCACAAAGTTTGACCGCAGTCGCCAACGGCACACAACTCGACACAGTAACCCATTCTCCGTTCGTTGAGGCCTATTGGGCTGTGGAAGCAATGGATAACATTTTGCAATATCATACTCTCCCTCCGAAGAATTTTGACCATGGTGATGTGATAATTCCGATGACTCTTGTGACCAAAGCGAACGTGTCGAAAATCGCAGGATGGGGTACGCCACAAACTGTTCCTCCGTTACCATATGGGCATGCAACATCGCACGCCGTGGCTTCATCGTGA
- a CDS encoding (Fe-S)-binding protein — MKRVQLFVTCLADLVHPQAAIAAVHVLERRHVSVEFPENQTCCGQFSYNAGYHHEAAILARHFLTVFEASSHGESPDIVSLSGSCAAMVIQTYPQLLYEDALAQGASEDVAEHWKQRAVQLGERLHEWSMWLNQHCSSEPATTPKIPVAYHLGCHMRRLLPGAPDAAQILGHYGIEALEPDDAEQCCGFGGTYSVTEPVISTTLADDKLQHIDHLRESTGALCLTSADLGCLLHLKGRLIRQGSQFPACHVAELVDLADQKRLSVEQIQAAGLKGGQ, encoded by the coding sequence GTGAAACGTGTGCAATTGTTTGTGACATGCTTAGCGGATCTCGTGCACCCTCAAGCGGCGATTGCCGCGGTGCATGTGCTGGAACGGCGACACGTCTCCGTCGAATTTCCCGAGAATCAAACGTGTTGTGGTCAATTTAGCTACAATGCGGGCTATCACCACGAGGCCGCCATCTTGGCGAGACATTTCCTCACGGTTTTTGAAGCCAGCAGTCACGGTGAATCCCCGGACATTGTGTCTTTATCGGGGTCGTGTGCCGCGATGGTTATCCAGACCTATCCGCAATTATTATATGAAGATGCCTTAGCACAAGGCGCATCCGAAGACGTGGCCGAACACTGGAAACAACGGGCCGTGCAATTAGGAGAACGTCTCCATGAATGGTCGATGTGGCTGAACCAGCATTGTTCGTCGGAACCCGCGACCACACCGAAAATCCCTGTCGCCTATCATTTGGGCTGTCATATGCGCCGTTTGTTGCCGGGTGCGCCGGATGCGGCACAAATTTTAGGACATTACGGCATCGAAGCCTTAGAACCCGACGATGCGGAGCAATGTTGTGGGTTTGGTGGGACGTACAGTGTGACAGAACCCGTGATCTCGACCACGTTAGCGGATGATAAATTGCAACACATCGACCATTTACGGGAGAGCACGGGGGCCCTGTGCTTGACCAGTGCGGATCTCGGATGTCTTCTCCATCTGAAAGGCCGCCTCATCCGGCAAGGCTCACAATTTCCCGCGTGCCATGTGGCGGAGTTGGTGGATTTGGCGGATCAAAAGCGTCTGTCCGTGGAACAGATTCAGGCGGCCGGCCTGAAGGGAGGCCAATAA